In one window of Pseudomonadota bacterium DNA:
- a CDS encoding radical SAM protein, protein MRVTLVLTHQCNMRCTYCYAGDKFSKAMPEQTAWKAIRQAFARDDGEPVTIAFFGGEPMLAFDRMVASARLARKLGQRLGRRVIFSLTTNGTVMHERALRFFREYGFYVGVSLDGLAEEQDRRRPMVGGQGSFERIWRNLELAAQWLSRIDVMMVVSPDTVAKIPAAVSRMRDIGLYRASLIPNVDEPWSESARDAARTAYRRLARIYLDTRTTDRPMFVHPFVEHRAAREAQAQGQPNGACGASSACGFGEREIAVAPSGR, encoded by the coding sequence ATGCGCGTGACCCTCGTACTCACCCACCAGTGCAACATGCGATGCACCTACTGCTACGCCGGCGACAAGTTCTCGAAGGCCATGCCGGAGCAGACCGCGTGGAAGGCGATTCGTCAGGCCTTTGCGCGAGATGATGGCGAGCCGGTCACCATCGCCTTCTTCGGCGGAGAGCCCATGCTGGCGTTCGATCGCATGGTGGCCTCGGCCCGCCTGGCACGCAAGCTGGGTCAGCGCTTGGGTCGGCGCGTCATATTCAGCCTCACCACGAACGGCACCGTGATGCACGAGCGGGCCCTGCGGTTCTTCCGCGAGTACGGCTTCTACGTCGGGGTGAGCCTCGATGGGCTGGCCGAGGAGCAGGACCGCCGTCGCCCCATGGTGGGAGGGCAGGGCTCGTTCGAGCGCATCTGGCGAAACCTCGAGCTCGCGGCGCAGTGGCTGTCACGCATCGATGTGATGATGGTGGTCAGCCCCGATACGGTGGCGAAGATCCCGGCCGCGGTGTCGCGCATGCGTGACATCGGTCTGTACCGCGCCTCGCTCATTCCCAACGTCGATGAGCCCTGGAGCGAGTCGGCGCGTGATGCCGCCCGCACGGCCTATCGTCGTCTCGCGCGCATCTATCTCGACACCCGAACCACTGACCGCCCCATGTTCGTGCATCCCTTCGTCGAGCATCGCGCGGCCCGAGAGGCGCAGGCCCAGGGCCAGCCGAACGGTGCCTGCGGCGCCTCATCGGCCTGCGGCTTCGGCGAGCGTGAGATCGCGGTGGCGCCCAGCGGGCG